The following are from one region of the Amycolatopsis sp. QT-25 genome:
- a CDS encoding LysR family transcriptional regulator, with the protein MEIRWLRAVAAVAEHLHFGRAAASLAIAQSQISQQVAALERELGVRLFDRDSRNVAPTSAGAAFLADAGAALERLDAAAERARAAGRGEHGTLAVGTVGSALGAPLPRLLRAFRERFPAVTVNFAELTTTEQVERLRAGTLDVGFLRPPLPDPSAREFELITVAREELVAVLPPEHRLAGRPAIHLSALRDDPFVRNPRRLGAGLHETVTARCRVAGFEPRVAQEAVDMDTVVGLVAAGYGVAVVPASVAGRGPLDVTFARLVPAAPPIELALAVPDRPLSPAAERFITLARDLGPVRL; encoded by the coding sequence ATGGAGATCCGCTGGTTACGGGCCGTGGCGGCGGTGGCGGAGCACCTGCACTTCGGCCGCGCCGCCGCATCCCTGGCCATCGCGCAGTCGCAGATCAGCCAGCAGGTGGCGGCGCTGGAGCGCGAACTCGGGGTGCGCTTGTTCGACCGGGATAGCCGCAACGTGGCGCCGACCTCGGCCGGTGCCGCTTTCCTCGCCGACGCCGGTGCGGCGCTGGAGCGGCTCGACGCGGCAGCAGAGCGTGCTCGGGCGGCGGGACGCGGAGAGCACGGGACCCTCGCCGTCGGCACCGTGGGATCGGCGCTGGGCGCACCACTGCCGCGCCTGCTGCGGGCCTTTCGTGAACGGTTCCCTGCGGTCACCGTCAACTTCGCCGAGCTCACCACCACCGAGCAAGTGGAGCGGCTGCGGGCCGGCACTCTTGACGTCGGGTTCCTCCGCCCGCCACTACCGGATCCGAGTGCCCGTGAGTTCGAGCTGATCACGGTCGCACGGGAGGAACTGGTCGCGGTGCTGCCGCCGGAGCACCGGCTGGCCGGGCGACCCGCCATCCACCTGTCGGCGTTGCGGGACGACCCGTTCGTGCGCAACCCGCGTCGTCTCGGTGCCGGCCTGCACGAGACGGTCACGGCCCGGTGCCGGGTGGCCGGTTTCGAGCCGCGGGTGGCGCAGGAAGCCGTCGACATGGACACCGTGGTCGGCCTGGTGGCCGCCGGGTACGGCGTGGCCGTCGTGCCGGCCTCGGTCGCCGGGCGCGGGCCGCTCGACGTGACCTTCGCCCGGTTGGTCCCGGCCGCACCGCCGATCGAGCTGGCCCTGGCCGTGCCGGACCGGCCGCTGTCGCCGGCGGCGGAGCGGTTCATCACGTTGGCCCGCGACCTCGGACCGGTCCGGCTGTGA